DNA sequence from the Vicinamibacterales bacterium genome:
ATGATCGCCCTGACCATCGACGTCACGCTTCGGCAGCAGTCGTTCGAGTTGCAGGTCCGCGACACCTCGGCGGTGGAAGTGCTGGGCATCTTCGGGCCGTCGGGGAGCGGCAAGACCTCGCTGCTCGAGGCCATCGCCGGCATCCGGACGCCCGATGCGGGCGAGATTCGCGTCGGCGAGCGCGTGTTGTTCTCGTCGTCGTCGCGCCTCAACGTGCCGGCTCGCGACCGCCACATCGGCTACGTGCCGCAAGACGCGCTGTTGTTTCCCCATCTCGATGTCTCAGGAAACATCGATTATGGGATCCGCCACGCCGACACGGCGAGCCGCGACCGCCGCGGCGCGCTCGTTGACATTCTCGATCTCTCGACGCTGCTCGAGCGCCGCGTGCAGAAGCTGTCGGGTGGGGAAAAGCAGCGCGTGGCGATTGCCCGCGCGTTGATGACCCGGCCGGCGGTGTTGCTCCTGGATGAGCCGCTGGCCGGCGTCGATCGCGCCCGGCGCGACCGCATCCTGCCCTACGTGCTGCGCATTCGCCGCGACCTGCACGTCCCGCTCGTCTACGTCACCCACGACGAGACCGAGCTGAACGCGATTGCGGATCGCGTGCTGCAGCTCGACGCTGGCTTGGTGGTGGCGGCGGGTCCGCCGTCGGCAACCGCACGGCAGGCGCGCTAGATCCCGGGAGCGATGAGGCCGGCGGACGCGCCCACCCAGCGCAGCCCCTTGTTGTGATCGACGCCCATCATCTTGCCGCGGCCCATGCGAATGAGCGGCAGCACCGGCTGGAACGCCCCGTTCACACGCACATACATGATGCGGATTTCAGCCTGGGCCGGCCCTTCAGGCGTGTCGATCACCGGTTCGAACCGGATGCGTTCCTGCAGGATGTAGTTGGCGCGCTCCGCATCGGGAATGGCGGCAATCTGCGCGTCGGTCGGCGCGAACACGATGCCGCCGCCCGCGAACGAGAACAGCGGCTTCAGCAGGTAGCGATCGCGATCCGCGGGCAGGCGATCGATCTGGTGCAGGAACGTGGTTTCGGGCACGGCGCGATGCTTCAGCCACGGAATCGAGAACTTGCTGATCTGGAAGTACCACGACGGGTGCCCGGCCCATTCCACGTCGAGGTCGTCGCGATAGTCGAACGGCAGCGGCACGTTCTTCCGCTCGAGCTCGTCGGGGATGACGCGGTTGTAGATGCGCGCGATTGGCAACCGCAACCCGTCGTGACGGTAGAACAGGCGGCGGCCCTCGCGTTCCACCTCCGACGTGTCAACGGCGCGGATGCCCCACATCTGCCCGGTCACCACGAAGTCGGGCCACGTCTTCTGCTTCCGCGGCTCGATCTCCATCAGCACCACGTGCTTGGGGTCGTGCCCGTTCAGCAGCACCCGGCCCATCGCCTCGTGATACGAGGCGTCGGTGAAGCCGCCGAGATACAGGCCCAGCGCCGGCGGCAGGCCGAACGCGTCGCGATAGGCCCGCGCCACGGCGAGCTGAAATCCGTAGAGCGAGGCGAACGCCTGCAACTCGACCAGCTTCGGCTCGATCGCGCCGGACGGCCCGCGCACCAGGCCGAAGTCGACCTGCAGGAACGTGGGAAGCGATTCGGCGTTGGGGCCGCGAAAGCGGGCGGGCACGGCGGCGAGCGCGGCGGCGCGGGCCGCGGGATTGCCGAGGATCTGTTCGACCAGTTCGAGGCCGGTGGCCGACAACTCGTCCATCAACGCGCGCGGGAAGAAGCAGGGGGTCTCGCAGATCGGAAAGCCGAGCGTGGCGCCCGTGCTTAGTTCGAGCCGCGCGACGAGGTCGCGGTATCGGGCCTCGGTCCAGGAGTTGTTGAATTGCTGCCGGAGGGATTGGATCATGCGCGGTACGGCGGGGTCAGGCCCCTCTGAACTGCTGGCTTCATGCGCAACGCAGGGGTCAGACCCCTCGGAACTGCTGGCTCGGGGTCAGACCCCTAGTCGATCAGGAATTTCCCATCGTCCATGATCTGGCGGTCGTCCACCCAGATGTCGAAGCGGGTGGCCACCACGTCGATGTGCGTGGACGAGAACCAGTCGGCGCCGGTGTGCACGCCGTAGGGGTTGCCGAAGGCGATGTGGATGCCGGGGAACTTCTCGTCCTGCAGGATGTGGCCGATCACCTGCTTGAGCTCGATGTTGGTGCCGATGGCGAACTCGCCGACGCGGTCCGAGTTCTCGTCGGTGTGCGTGTAGGCCCAGAAGTCGTTCTCGAGCTCCTTGTTCTCGCTGAACGCCTCGACCAGCCGGTTGTCTTTCACGCGCAGCGTCAACGGCGCCCCGGCCAGGCTGCCGAACTTCTCGCACAGGAAGTCGCCGACGACGCCGTCGATCACCAGCGTGCCGTCGACGTTGCCCGGGGTCGTGAACACCTCGCCGCCCGGCAGGTTGCCCCACTTGTCGGGGCTGATCAGGCCGCTGGTCTTGACCCATCGATAGTTGGGGTTGAGGTCGGCGACGAAGTCGCTGCCGCCCCTGGTGGTGGCGCGCACGCGCCTGGCGTGGCGGACGATGTCGATGACCTTCGAGCTGAGCACGTCGACCTTGTGGAAGTCGGCGCGCATGCCCTCGAGCATCATCTGCCGGTTGATGTTCACCATGTGGCCATGGCGCATCCGGCGGCGATTGACGATGTCGGTGAGCTGCATGCGCGACTTCAGCTCGTTGCGCTGCACGTGGACCGCGAGGATGCTGACCTGGCTGTGCTCCATGTCGGCGGCAATCACCGCCGGCAGATCGACCAGCGGGCGGGTGGCGACGTCTTCGAGGATGAACGCCCGGTAGGGCGCGCCGACGGCCTCGATCTCGTGCACCAGGCTGGCGGCGATGTCGGCGCACTCGCGATCGGCGACCACGGTCACCCGCTCGTGCGGCTGCACGTTGAGGCAGACGCGAATGGCGTTGCGGGCGCCCGGCTCGAGCTCGAGGTCAATCGTCGAGGTCATGTTCAAATTCTACAATCCCGCCTGAGTCTCCGAAACCATGTATTCGACCACCTTCTTGAGATCCTGGGTCTCGGCGAACACTTTCAGCTGGCGTTCGGCGCCGCAGCCCTGTTCGAGGATGGTCTTGACATAGTCGATTTCGCTGCGGCTCCCGAGCTCGTCAA
Encoded proteins:
- a CDS encoding ATP-binding cassette domain-containing protein, which codes for MIALTIDVTLRQQSFELQVRDTSAVEVLGIFGPSGSGKTSLLEAIAGIRTPDAGEIRVGERVLFSSSSRLNVPARDRHIGYVPQDALLFPHLDVSGNIDYGIRHADTASRDRRGALVDILDLSTLLERRVQKLSGGEKQRVAIARALMTRPAVLLLDEPLAGVDRARRDRILPYVLRIRRDLHVPLVYVTHDETELNAIADRVLQLDAGLVVAAGPPSATARQAR
- a CDS encoding aminopeptidase, whose product is MTSTIDLELEPGARNAIRVCLNVQPHERVTVVADRECADIAASLVHEIEAVGAPYRAFILEDVATRPLVDLPAVIAADMEHSQVSILAVHVQRNELKSRMQLTDIVNRRRMRHGHMVNINRQMMLEGMRADFHKVDVLSSKVIDIVRHARRVRATTRGGSDFVADLNPNYRWVKTSGLISPDKWGNLPGGEVFTTPGNVDGTLVIDGVVGDFLCEKFGSLAGAPLTLRVKDNRLVEAFSENKELENDFWAYTHTDENSDRVGEFAIGTNIELKQVIGHILQDEKFPGIHIAFGNPYGVHTGADWFSSTHIDVVATRFDIWVDDRQIMDDGKFLID